catgttttcctcattttttaaatgaaagtaccTGAAGTTCCAAGAAGTCAggaacttgccccaaatcacagagCTGGTAATGATGAGGCTGGAATTTGATCCCAGgtctgtgactcttgatcacatCAAAAGGAACCCCTGGGAGCTCCAAAGCAGGGTGGAGGAGCACAGTGGGAAACTCCGCAGGGCCCTGAGGTGACACTCCAGGGCCCGGCACTCAGTTGTGGCCCCTCCGCTTACCTTCCTCTGCAGCAGGCATACTTTATCAGGGAAGTAGGAGACCACCAGCTGTTTGCCAAAAATACTAGAGAGCAGATAGCAGCATGTGGCGCCCACTGATGTCAACACACAACACAGCAGAAGCCCCAGCCATGGTCCAAACAAAGCACCAGCTAAAATgttctgcaaaaacaaaacaaaacccccagcCATTAGAACATCTGGTGGCGACCAGCCACCTTGTACTGGAGCCCAAGAGTCATAGGTTCCCTCCTCTTTTAGTGATTTTCCCAACCAAAACCcaattcccattttattttattatttttttaatgtttatttatttttgagagagagagggagacacagtgtgagtgggggagaggcagaaagggaggaagacacagaatctgaagtaggatccaggctctgagctgtcagcacagagcccgacccggggctcgacctcatggaccgcgagatcacgacctgagccgaagtcggacattcaaccgactgagccaccccggcgccccccccTCAACTCCCATTTTAAAGGTGTGAACAAAAAGTGATGGAAGAGCTGGAAGCTCCAACCTTGGCCTTGGTCTCTTCACCTTTCAAACAGGGAAGATTCAGAAGGCAGGTGATAATTAAATGGGATAACAGTGTATACAGCCCCCAGCCTGCTGCCTGGGTTGTAGTAGGTCCTGCAAACACTGGTGCTCCAAGAAGGGAGAAATGGAACTCACACGTTATTTTAACTATCTTAAATGAACACAAACCACGAATTCTCTCCTTCAATAAGAACACATAAGCTATATAAAAtgtcttccttctttgcttcttgcTGGAATTACATCTATGTGGTACACAACACTGGGGGTTCCATGTTGATGAGAGCTCTAGCTGACACTCACCAAAGTCTTAGATTAACAAAAATGGAAAGTGAACCGGTATGCCCTAAACACACTTTGGCCAGTAGACATCACCCTGTCAACATGGGATCCAAGACAGAAAGTAAAAGGGGAAGTTAGAAGTGAGAAGGTGGGGGTCtgatgagcacctactgtatgttAAGTGCTTGACTGTatgtcttatttaatcctcatgatgACCCTGTGTCATCTGCCATCCTTACACCATTCTACGGGGATAAGAGACTAAGTATCAGGCCTAAGCTCACACTAGGCAGAGACAGGATTCACCCTCCggtagcatctgactctttgccCTGAAGAGGGATCAGCTCAAGAGGGAGGGCAGGTACAGGGGCAACCCCAAGAAGCCAGCCCCTGACTTCCAGGACCACACACCTCCCCCGTCTCTCTCGGCATGGAcatgtttgcttttcttccagTTTCCAACAAAGAGATTGCTTAAGTGCATCCAGCTGAGCCTGGGGTGAGGAGGCTCCATGCCAGGGCAGGAGAAAGAAGCATGACAGAAGGAAGCTTTCAGGGATTTCCTGCTCAGTCTcttagtcattcaacaaatgctgaaGGCCAAGCATGCCAGGCACCATCACAGAGCCAGCTGCTCTATAACCACGTTCCATTCAGTTCTGCCACGCAACAGTCCTAGGGGGTGGTTTGAGTATCCCCGttctccagatgaggaaatggggttGCAGAAGTTAAAGGGCTGGCTCATGGTTacacagctgggattcaaacccacccCAAGCcctaaaatatacacatatttacatgCAGCAGCTTAAAACGCCGCAGGGAGCACAGCAAGGTTCTTCTGTAGAATCTGAGGTGGGGGTGGATGAGAAGCAGCCCGCGACTAGAGCACATGTCTAGGCCCAGCACTGCGGCTCCGAGTGCTGGGGGCCGCCTGGGAATTCCAAATAACTTTTCCTCCCCACACCAGAGAAGCTTCCAGCCTCGCCAGTCTAGCATCATCATGAACAACTTGCATTTGTTCATGGAACATTTGTGAAGGCACTTCCCTGTACCaggcaaagaaatacaaagctgaGAGTAAGGAACAGGCCTGGTTCGCCAAGAGCTCAAAGACTGGtggaaaaaacagatttaaaaaaaataaataacagaaaacagtGCCAAAATCAGAACATTATGGAAGCTCTGAGGAGGAACAGCTGAGCCAgctcagattgtgtgtgtgtgtccaggacAGCACACAGCCATCAATGCCTTAGAAACAAAAACAGCGCATTTGAGACTCTGGAGCTGGACAGACATGGGTTcagaccccagccctgcccctcctcactgtCAACTTGGACAGTTACTTCTCACTgcctgtttccttatttgtaaagtgTGATAATCAGGCCCACGTTATAAGGCTGTTAGGAGAATTAACTAAGGTCAGTGAGGCAACTGTGAAAGTGTCTGACACTTGGGAAGCTGTCATCAAATCATTGCCACAGTAGTCTAGCTCTGGACCATATGATTTGCAGCCTGAGGCGGACTCTGCAAAGACAGAAGGtggcagagcacctgggtggctcagtcggttgagcatctgacttcagctcaggtcatgatcttacggtttttaagttcaagccctacataaggttcattgctgtcagcacagagcccgctttggatcatctggccccctctctctgcccctccccaccttgtgctctcaaaaataaataaatattgggaaaagggggggggcactgggtggctcagtcggataagcatccgactccagatcaggtcacgatctctcagtttgtggggtcaagcccacgatgggctctgtgctgacagctcagagcctggagcatgcttctgattttgtgtctcctcctttctgcccctcccctgcctgtgcacaggctctctctctctccaaaataaaagtaaataaataaataaataagacagaagGTAGCTTTCTAGCACACACAGAAGGAGGGCAAGGCACTGACCAGGAAGCTGGAGCCAGGGATGGCAAAGCCCTGTTTGTAGAGGTAGGCACTGCAGAACAGCAGGAACACGTAGGCCTGGTGCTCCTTCCGGTACTCTCGAAGGACCTCAGAAAGTTCCCGCAGCTCGGCCAAGTCTGAGGGGAACCACAGTGACCTGGGGATTTGGAAAAGCAGATGGAAACATGAGACCAGATCAGCCTAGCACCTAGAAAAGTCCTTTGTGTCCTCTTTCCAAAGACACAGACATAAGAGCCCCGCTTTTGGAAGCAAGAGACCTGGGTTAACATCTCAACTCTGCTACTGTCCAGTAGTGTGATCTCAGGCTAGtccctgggcctcggtttccttataGAAAAAATGAGTgttaagtttccttttagttctCAGGTTTTATGATCTATTCTTAAGAGACAAATGGATTAATTTTCAGGCAAGAACTAAATGTCCTAAACTGCCTTCCCTTCCTggaacaccccctcccccacaaactTCAGGCCAAGGACAATTAAAACTTCACACTGCTCCTGAGTTACTAGGTAAAAGACTGTTTTATCAGTCACTCACAAGCCAATTAAAGATTCTCTTGGAAAGTATATCTGTCCCACACCACAAACATAACCTTCTTGATAATATGTCAAGCTTGAACTAATCCTTTCAAAGAGGCTGCTTGTTCACCCCGCTCTTTATCTGGCCCTTAGTGCATTCTGAACCCTGTACAAGGGTGACAGTGTAAGGGCTACCTTGCCTCTGACATAAGAATAACCCTTGAATCTATCAATGATCAATTATGAGCACACCCTCCTAGTTCTCATCAGAATGTTTCTCTTGGTGTGTCTGACACCCACAGCAGAGCCTTCCCAACCTCCCAACTAGGGTAACCGAAAAGTTACCCTCATATTCAAATATCAGTAACATTCTTGTGAACGCCATGCTGTGGCAGGCACATTTCCATAAACTTTATGAACAGTATGCAACACTGACGGCAAACCAGCCCGGTAGGAATTGCACCGCCTCCAGCCCCACCCAGATGGTCATGAGAAGGGGGAAAGTAGAGATATTCAGGAAGAGGGGCGGCTCCGATAATTAATTCGTGAATAAAGGGGTCCTTGCAACACTTCTGCAGACCGAATGCCGTAGAGTCCCAAGGGCAGGGCTGACGGAAGTGAGATGGGGTGGGAAGAACGACGGAGGGAGGCCGAAAGCGGTCGTAGAGATGAGGCTGCGGGACCACACAAGGGCGAGGGTCGGCTGAAAATGCGGGTCAGAGCTGGGCCGGGAAGGCGATCGGCACCCGGCTCCCGTGGTGATGCCACGGCGCAGACAGAGGTGCGCGAACCGGTGCCGCCGGCATGAGGCGCCGCGTTTCCCTCGGCAAATCACCGCCCTGCGTGCAAAGCCACGGATAGCGCGCCCAAACTGCACTCCGCGCAACCAGCACAGCGCAGGTTCAGTCCGGGCGGACCACAACTCCCATCCACCCCGCCCGCCCGAGACCGGACAGACGCGGCCAGGACACCGACCCTGATCTCCAGTCCCAGACCTGAACCCCGGCCCCCGACGCCTCCGATCCTGGAACCCAATCTCCGATTCGAAGACCCCATCCTCGTATCTGTCTCCCTTCCTCGGACCCGAACAGCGGCCCTCGCCACCCGCGCCACACACCTGCCTCCAGTCTCCTCGTCCGGGCCCAGCGTCCGCCCGCGGGGCAGTCGCGTCGACAGCAAGTACAGGGCGAAGGTGCAGCAGACGAAGACCAGCAGGAAGCCAAGCAGGGGGCGCATCTCGGAGCCGGCGACCGGACCCGCCGGGCCACAGAAGAGCCTGCAGGCAGCGCCGGGCGAGGCTGCGCGTTGGCCTATGCCTCCGGAGCGTATTCACGGACGGACCGGGGCGGGGTCAGCACCAAGCCCCGCCCCCGAATCCAGGCCCCGCCTCCGGCCTGCGCTGCGCAAGTTGTGCCTGCCGGTCGAGATTCCAGAGGAACGCTGTCTTTGGGCAGCTCCACGGGTGCGTCTGACCTCCCATCCGCTCATCTTTTTACACGTTTACCTTTGACTCTTTCTTTGCTTATTTGCAGGCTCTTTGCCAGGCTCTGGGAGATCAGGGGTGATTCACGCGCCCTGCCCACAGCAGGCTTGCAGTCTAGTGCTCAAGATACTCTTGTCCACAACCAGCTGTGATACAAAGCAAATACAGCCAGTGCTCCAATCAAGTGCGGTGGGAGGGTCATAGTCACcacaaaatgatgaaaattactttttattcagCGCCTACTATATGCCCATTATCCCACAAGGTtggtatttttgtctttatttttaaaaaaaaatttttttttcaacgtttttaatttatttttgggacagagagagacagagcatgaacgggggaggggcagagagagagggagacacagaatcggaaacaggctccaggctccgagccatcagcccagagcctgacgcggggctcgaactcacggactgcgagatcgtgacctggctgaagtcggacgcttaaccgactgcgccacccaggcgccccaaaaaaattttttaagagagagagaaagcaagcaggggaggggcagagagagagagaaagagaaagagagacagggagagagagaatcccaagcaggctctgcgctgtcagcacagagccagatgcagggcttgaacccgttactgtgagatcatgacctgagccgaaaccaagcggCGGAcagtaac
The DNA window shown above is from Neofelis nebulosa isolate mNeoNeb1 chromosome 5, mNeoNeb1.pri, whole genome shotgun sequence and carries:
- the TMEM41A gene encoding transmembrane protein 41A isoform X1, with protein sequence MRPLLGFLLVFVCCTFALYLLSTRLPRGRTLGPDEETGGRSLWFPSDLAELRELSEVLREYRKEHQAYVFLLFCSAYLYKQGFAIPGSSFLNILAGALFGPWLGLLLCCVLTSVGATCCYLLSSIFGKQLVVSYFPDKVCLLQRKVEENRNSLFFFLLFLRLFPMTPNWFLNLSAPILNIPIVHFFFSVLIGLVPYNFICVQTGSILSTLTSLDALFSWETVFKLLAIALVALVPGTLIKKFSQKDLHLNEISNTNHLNNRKDT
- the TMEM41A gene encoding transmembrane protein 41A isoform X2, translating into MRPLLGFLLVFVCCTFALYLLSTRLPRGRTLGPDEETGGRSLWFPSDLAELRELSEVLREYRKEHQAYVFLLFCSAYLYKQGFAIPGSSFLNILAGALFGPWLGLLLCCVLTSVGATCCYLLSSIFGKQLVVSYFPDKVCLLQRKVEENRNSLFFFLLFLRLFPMTPNWFLNLSAPILNIPIVHFFFSVLIGGQELDELKCVLWWRERGHRLVPRRNEPERFIV